A genome region from Purpureocillium takamizusanense chromosome 8, complete sequence includes the following:
- a CDS encoding Chitinase (EggNog:ENOG503NVAI~CAZy:GH18~COG:G) gives MDAATPISLFDDISDLKITNPDLKIFISIGGWTFSDNGTYTQPIFGNIAGSSSNRQLFANELVAFLTYYGFDGVDLDWEYPAAPDRGGKKEDTKNYVELVKTLRATFDKTGRSLGITFTAPSSYWYLKWFDLPGMMKYCDWVNLMSYDLHGTWDSTNPIGSIVQSHTNLTEIKLAAELFWRVEIPAHKIALGFGFYGRAFTLANPTCATPGCPFSGGAKPGVCTKTSGYLAYYEVQDILKKNPSIKVTHDKESATKYFTFDTNQWISYDDKDTFQQKVEWANDVGFSGSLIWASDLDDFDFTAHAALTGKDKLTLNSPLSKKTLQASQMTKDTLNSYLRKDCYVQEDSLTSCKSGDDQVGYDKAGRVS, from the exons ATggacgccgcgacgccaaTTTCTCTCTTTGATGACATCTCGGATCTTAAAATCACGAATCCAGACCTGAAGATATTCATCAGTATTGGTGGCTGGACATTTTCGGACAACGGCACCTATACACAGCCCATTTTTGGGAACATAGCCGGCAGTTCGTCTAACCGCCAGCTATTTGCCAATGAGCTTGTCGCATTTTTAACCTACTACGGTTTTGATGGGGTTGATTTGGACTG GGAGTATCCTGCGGCTCCTGATCGAGGTGGCAAGAAGGAGGATACGAAGAACTATGTCGAGCTCGTGAAGACACTCCGAGCTACGTTTGATAAAACAGGGCGTAGCTTAGGCATCACCTTTACAGCACCGTCTTCTTACTGGTATCTAAAATGGTTCGATCTGCCCGGGATGATGAAGTATTGCGACTGGGTCAACTTA ATGTCTTATGACCTCCACGGAACATGGGACAGCACAAATCCGAT CGGCTCTATTGTCCAGAGTCATACCAACTTGACAGAGATTAAATTGGCTGCAGAGCTGTTCTGGCGCGTGGAGATCCCAGCTCACAAAATTGCCTTGGGCTTCGGGTTCTACGGTCGGGCTTTTACACTTGCTAATCCCACTTGTGCAACACCAGGATGCCCCTTCTCAGGAGGTGCAAAGCCAGGGGTGTGCACAAAGACAAGCGGAT ATCTTGCGTATTATGAGGTGCAGGACATCTTAAAGAAGAACCCCAGCATCAAAGTCACCCATGATAAGGAATCAGCCACAAAGTATTTCACTTTTGACACAAATCAGTGGATCTCATATGACGACAAGGATACTTTCCAACAAAAGGTCGAATGGGCAAATGATGTTGGATTCTCAGGCTCTTTAATCTGGGCGTCCGATCTCG ACGACTTTGACTTCACAGCGCATGCGGCTCTCACGGGCAAAGACAAGTTGACCCTCAACTCGCCACTGAGCAAGAAAACACTCCAAGCCAGCCAGATGACAAAAGACACTCTGAACTCGTATCTCCGTAAAGACTGCTACGTTCAAGAGGACTCTCTCACTTCTTGCAAGTCCGGTGATGACCAGGTTGGCTATGACAAAGCTGGGAGGGTAAGTTGA
- a CDS encoding Chitinase (EggNog:ENOG503NVAI~COG:G), with the protein MKFIPAAELPKKGFQLEHLREVNMIDSFVRSLLSGKLFSGVDMKNKLDPMAVYNGWNKVYDVSLPRIGLAVRDAAHYTLPVTPNDRIFETIGSYAYREGVTFLPGPLNVLKRTLMMGNSPLGRAEHFETLLRKVASKGDEITLKQVLGAMQGTVGIFNYLNDAVLQRAFTAAGKTLTAEMAHADEFIPELKGILEAWKEWEPDYYNHVVSLATEWLTSRGAMITQKFGSGIANNPAALKLTSEAAQIVSQVGQIRSPL; encoded by the coding sequence ATGAAGTTTATCCCTGCCGCAGAACTGCCAAAGAAGGGCTTTCAGCTGGAACACCTTCGAGAGGTCAACATGATCGACAGCTTTGTAAGAAGCCTGTTGTCCGGTAAGCTCTTCTCTGGCGTCGACATGAAGAACAAGCTCGATCCCATGGCGGTGTACAATGGCTGGAATAAAGTATACGACGTCAGCCTTCCGCGAATCGGCCTGGCCGTTCGTGACGCGGCCCACTACACGCTACCGGTCACACCCAACGACCGCATCTTCGAAACCATTGGGTCGTATGCCTATCGCGAGGGCGTGACTTTCCTACCCGGGCCGCTCAACGTTCTCAAGCGAACGTTAATGATGGGCAACTCCCCACTCGGCCGAGCTGAACACTTCGAGACGTTACTGCGTAAAGTGGCGAGTAAAGGAGACGAAATAACACTGAAACAAGTGCTCGGGGCTATGCAGGGAACTGTTGGAATTTTCAACTACCTTAacgacgccgtcctgcagCGGGCTTTTACAGCAGCCGGAAAGACGCTGACCGCGGAGATGGCTCACGCCGACGAATTCATCCCGGAACTAAAGGGCATTTTAGAGGCGTGGAAGGAGTGGGAGCCTGACTACTATAACCACGTAGTCTCTCTGGCGACAGAGTGGCTCACTAGCCGCGGAGCCATGATCACCCAAAAGTTTGGTAGCGGCATAGCGAATAACCCGGCTGCGTTAAAGCTTACCTCCGAGGCGGCACAGATAGTATCTCAAGTAGGCCAGATTAGGTCTCCATTATAA